The Bacteroidales bacterium genomic interval CCGGTTACTCTTTTGCTTTTATTACTGCCGGTAAATAGTATTATATCAGCTTTTTTACAAGTACTCAGGCTTACTTTTTTTCCTGTTGTTGAATATTCAACAGACCTTCTCGGTACAGTATAGCCGAAATTTGAATATACATATTTTGTAAAACCTGAACAGTCAAATCCTTTCGGAGTATTTCCTCCGTACACATATTTTACTCCGAGTTGTTTTTTTGCATAGTTAACAACTTTATCTCTTTGTATATCTATCTTATTGTCAGAATGTAGTTGCTTAGAATCTGAATTTTTACATCCTAAAAAAGATACTGCTGACAAAAAAAATATTATCAGCAGGGTTCTGTTTTTTAATATCATATTTTTAGTTTAATAAAATTAACTTCTGTTTGCAAGTAAAGCTAATAACCTTAAAATTTCAATATAAAGCCAAATTAAAGTTACCATTAGTCCGAAACTTGCATACCATTCAATATATTTAGGTTGACCCGAATTTATTCCGGTTTCAATCATGTCAAAATCAATTATCAAATTCATTGCTGCAATTACTACAATAACTAAAGAAATGCCTATTCCCGTCCAGCCAAGATTAAACAGGGAAATTCCGCCACCCATAAAACCTGCAATTAAGTTAATAATATAGAAAAATGCAACACCTCCGGTAGCAATAAAAACACCTTTTTTAAATTTCGGGGTAGCTTTTAAAATTCCGCTTCTGTAAAGAACAAGCATAATGAATAAGATGGACAAAGTTAAGCCTATTGCCTGCATTACTATTCCGTCTAAAAAAGTGTCATACATTGCAGATAAAGCTCCCACAAAAAGCCCTTCGAGCAAAGCATATATCGGAGCAGTAATCGGAGATTTTTCCGGCTTCATAACCGTAAATATTGCAAGAACTAATCCGCCTATTGCTCCCCCAATAATTAAAACCATAGGATTAAAGGATGCTGTTTTTGTTAAGTTCCAAGCAAATGTTCCCGTAACTAACAGTAATCCGAACAAAATTAAAGTTTTGTTAAGAGTTCCGTTTAAAGTCATTGGCTCAGAACTTGTTTGAGCAAAAACTTGCGTGTTCTCAAAACGTTTTTTTGACAGAACCGGGTTTGATGATTTTCCGAATCTCATAGCTGTTTATTTTATATTTTTAATTTATTTAAAGTGCAAAAATAACAAATCTAATAATTAATGAATTAAACTAAGTCTAAAATTGTAATTTTTATTTTGTATTTTTGCAATCCTAAAAAAAGAGTGATATGCGTAAGAACATGATTTTAGATAAATTAGAAGGCGTTTTAGAAAGGTTTCAAGATGTTGAAAAAAAACTTTCAGATCCTGATGAGATATCAAACAGAGACAACTATATTAAATTAAATAAAGAATATAAAAACCTCGAACCTTTAATTTTTTCATATAAGAAATATAAAAACATTATTGATAATATTAATTCATCAAAAGAATTATTGTCAGAAGAAAGCGATGCCGAAATGCGACAAATGGCAAAAGAAGAGATAGATTCTCTGATACAAGAGCGAGATGTCTTGGAAGAAGAAATAAAAGTTTTGCTTTTGCCGAAAGATCCTGAAGATGACAAAAATGCCATTGTTGAAATCCGTGCAGGAACGGGAGGAGATGAAGCAAGCATTTTTGCAGGAGATTTATTCAGAATGTACACTAAATTTTGCGAAAATAAAGGCTGGAAAATAGATATAAACAGAATAACAGAAGGAACACAAGGGGGTTATAAAGAAATTGTTATGGAAATAACGGGAAACGGTGTTTACGGTATAATGAAATATGAATCCGGAGTACATCGTGTTCAAAGAGTTCCCGATACCGAAACACAAGGTCGAGTTCACACTTCAGCTGCATCAGTTGCAGTTTTACCTGAGGCAGAAGATATTGATGTTGAAATAAATGATGCTGATGTAAGAAAAGATACTTACTGTTCTTCCGGTCCGGGAGGCCAATCCGTAAATACAACTTATTCTGCTATTCGTTTAACTCATATTCCTTCGGGTTTAGTTGTAACATGCCAAGATGAAAAATCGCAAATTAAAAACTTAAAAAAGGCCATGAAAGAATTAAAAACAAGGCTTTATAATTTAGAATATCAAAAATATTTAGATAAAATTTCTTCTAAAAGAAAAACAATGGTTTCATCGGGTGACAGGTCTGCAAAAATCAGAACTTATAATTATCCGCAAGGACGGGTTACCGATCACAGAATTAAGTTGACTTTATACAATTTGCAAAGTATTATGGACGGAGATATAAGTGAAATAATTGAAAAACTTCAAATTGCCGAAAATGCCGAAAAACTTAAAGAAAAAGGAATGAAATAGGAAAACACTTATACGAGAAATTATTTACCGTCTTTTCTTTTTTTGTAATCGGGGAGTTTCAGGAAATACAATGTTTAATAAGACAACATTAAATCTGTTAAAAAATGAAAAATCAGAAAAACAAGGAATTACCGGCAAAAGACTTAAAGCTGCCCGGAATAACGGCTATTTGCTAAAGTATTGAATATAAAAGTATGAGTTTACCCTAACATATTTAACATCTGATTTGTATAATAAAAAATTAAAATTACCTTTGCAAACATTTTTTAATTAACTAAAAATTTAATTACATGCCTGTAAAAATCAGATTAGCAAGACACGGCCGCAAAAGAAGGGCGTTCTACTACATTGTTGCAGCAGACAGCAGGGCACCGCGTGACGGTAGGTACATTGAGAGAATCGGTTCGTATAATCCGAATACCGATCCTGCCTCTATTGATTTAAACTTCGAAAAAGCCGTAACTTGGCTTCAAAACGGAGCTGTTCCTACTGATACATGCAGAGCAATTCTTTCATATA includes:
- a CDS encoding C40 family peptidase; translated protein: MILKNRTLLIIFFLSAVSFLGCKNSDSKQLHSDNKIDIQRDKVVNYAKKQLGVKYVYGGNTPKGFDCSGFTKYVYSNFGYTVPRRSVEYSTTGKKVSLSTCKKADIILFTGSNKSKRVTGHVAIVVSNSEGVTKFIHASSSRGIVISDMKVKYYQDRILGVRRIIY
- a CDS encoding Bax inhibitor-1/YccA family protein; protein product: MRFGKSSNPVLSKKRFENTQVFAQTSSEPMTLNGTLNKTLILFGLLLVTGTFAWNLTKTASFNPMVLIIGGAIGGLVLAIFTVMKPEKSPITAPIYALLEGLFVGALSAMYDTFLDGIVMQAIGLTLSILFIMLVLYRSGILKATPKFKKGVFIATGGVAFFYIINLIAGFMGGGISLFNLGWTGIGISLVIVVIAAMNLIIDFDMIETGINSGQPKYIEWYASFGLMVTLIWLYIEILRLLALLANRS
- the prfA gene encoding peptide chain release factor 1; its protein translation is MRKNMILDKLEGVLERFQDVEKKLSDPDEISNRDNYIKLNKEYKNLEPLIFSYKKYKNIIDNINSSKELLSEESDAEMRQMAKEEIDSLIQERDVLEEEIKVLLLPKDPEDDKNAIVEIRAGTGGDEASIFAGDLFRMYTKFCENKGWKIDINRITEGTQGGYKEIVMEITGNGVYGIMKYESGVHRVQRVPDTETQGRVHTSAASVAVLPEAEDIDVEINDADVRKDTYCSSGPGGQSVNTTYSAIRLTHIPSGLVVTCQDEKSQIKNLKKAMKELKTRLYNLEYQKYLDKISSKRKTMVSSGDRSAKIRTYNYPQGRVTDHRIKLTLYNLQSIMDGDISEIIEKLQIAENAEKLKEKGMK